The genomic DNA ACCATAGCTGTAAAGGTGCCAACAACACTGATGCACCTTCACACAATAATGGTAGATTTAAAGAAGGATGTGAAGAGGGAGGAAGTAATAGACTTATTCAATAACAGATCGAGAGTTATTCTAGTAAGCAAAGAAGATGGAATAGATTCTACCGCAGATATAATGGAATTTGCAAAAAATCTGGGTAGAAATAGAGGGGACATGTATGAAATCAACGTCTGGAAAGATTCAATCAATGTAAAGGATGGAATGCTTTACTACATCCAAGCCGTTCATCAAGAGTCAGACATAGTCCCAGAAAATGTAGATGCCATAAGAGCAATGTTTGATCTTAAGAAGAGAGACGAGTCAATTGATATGACAAACAAAGCTCTTGGTATTCTATAATTCTTTTGAGGGAGGGAATTTTATTATGAGCGATAAAGATTTTATTGAGGATATTGTATCGAAGAAAAGTGAGGATTATTTTAAGGATATAAAAGAGGAAGTTGGTACAACTAAATACATCATCAAAGCACAAATTACAGCTAGCGGTATCGTTGAAAGACCTGATGTCGTAGGGGCTATATTCGGCCAGACCGAAGGCCTGTTAAGTGATGATCTAGATTTAAGGGAGTTACAGAAGACTGGAAGGATAGGAAGGATCAGGGTCAACATTAACTCAAAAAATGGGAAAAGCACTGGGGAAATCATAGTCCCGTCAAGCCTTGATAAGGTTGAGACAGCTATACTTGCCGCATCCCTTGAGACAATCGATAGGGTCGGACCGTGTAACGCTAGGATAGATGTAACAACAATAGAAGACGTTAGAAAATCAAAGAGGAATTACGTAATCGACAGGGCCAAAATAATACTTACAACAATGGTTGATGAGATAACCCCAGAAAGCTCTGAGCTTACAGATGAGGTAAAAGAATCTGTTCGGATGGGGGAGATTAAATCCTTTGGAGAAGACCAACTCCCGGCAGGACCTAACGTTGACGAAAGCGATGCAATCATCGTCGTCGAGGGAAGGGCGGATGTTTTAAATTTATTGAAGTATGGAATTAAGAATACCATAGCCGTTGAAGGAACAAGTGTATCAAAGACAATAGGTGTAATCTCTCATGAAAAGACAGTTACCGCATTTGTTGATGGAGATAGGGGGGGCGAGCTAATTCTAAGGGAGCTTTTCCAGATAGCAGAGATAGACTATATTGCAAGGGCCCCAATGGGAAAGGAAGTAGAGGACCTTACAAAAAAAGAAATAATTAAAGCCTTAAGAAACAAGATACCCGCAGAGCAGTGGATTGTTGAGAATCTAGATAAACCAAGATCAGAGAATCATAAACCACAAGTAAAATCTGAAGAAAGAGAGCCACATCAAAAGAACCACCACCACGAGCCACAAAAGCCAGTAGAGCCGGTACAACCAAAAAAGCCATATTCTGATCTGGACCGATTTGGCGAGATAATTGAAAAATTACCCGGAACACTTGATGCATACCTTTTAGATGCAGACGGCAAGGTAAAACATAAAGTTTCTGTAAGAGATTTAGTTGACGCAATGAGATACACCGAGGACTATGAAGCTGTAGTATTTGACGGCGTTGTAACACAGAGACTTGTCGACATTGCAGGCGAGAAAGGCGTCAAATTCCTTGTTGGTGTAAAAACTGGAAACATAACAAAGAAACCTGTAAACTTAAAGGTACTTTCCTTTAAGGAGCAGGGCGGCGAAATGGAAAGTGCAGGTGTATAAAATTAAAGTAAAACTTTCCTTTTTTTTCAACAGTGAAAAAACAGCCGAGGCTTATTACAACGGAATTTACGTTGATAACAAACCTTTTAAAGGAACTTCCATCTCTACTAGAATATATAAAGAGACCTTAGAAGTAGAATCTGAGTCTGAATCTATAGGGACTCTTAAAAATACTGTAGATGATATTATCGCATGTGTTGAGGCAATAAGGAAAACATTAGTATTATAGGAGGAATTTTATTGGCTAGAAAAAGAGTAGCAGGAAAAGACCCATGGAAAGCAAAAGCATGGTATACTATTTACGCTCCAGATATGTTTGAGAAGAAGGAGATTGGTGAGACGATATCCGACAAACCTGAGAAGGTTTTAGGTAGAAAGATTGAGACAAATATGAAGGAGCTTACAGGTGACATGAAGAAGAGTCACATAAAGCTAATCTTTAGAGTAAAAGAGGTCACAGGCGAAAACGCCTATACCGAATTCTTTAGACAGGAACTTTCAAGATCATACCTTAGAAGTCAGATAAGAAGAAGAAATTCAAAAGTTGACTCAATTTTCAACATAAAGACAAAGGACGGATACAACCTAAGGGCATCCACTTCAGCAATACTTACCACAAGGATACTTACATCCCAGAAGAAGGCTATAAGGGATATAATCAACCAGGAGCTCACATCAATTAGCACAAACAACGACTTTGCACAGTTCTTGGATGAAGTCACAAGCGGCAAGATGTCAAGTGAGATTTATAAAAAGGCTAGGAAGATCTACCCACTAAAGAGAGTAGAAGTCACAAAGATAAAGCTCGTTGACAAGCCAAAAGTAAAAGAGGCTGCATAAACTGTGGAAGAATTTACTTTCCATAGTATTTTCTATTCTTTAAAGGAAATAAAAATCCCATTTAATTTTGATATCATCGTGGGAATAGCAAGGGGCGGGATAATCCCCTCTTCAATTTTATCATTTATTTATGAGAAAGAGCTTTTCTTGATGTGGTTAAATCTTTATGGCGAAGGCATGCCGCCGGAAAGGGTCTACGAAAAGCCAAAGCTCATGCGGCCTTTTGATTACGATTTTAGAGGTAAGAGAATACTGCTTGTAGACGACCTATCAAGAAGTGGAGAGACAATCGAATTTGCAAAAGGCATCCTCTTAAAGAAAGGCGCCTCTGAGATAAAGTCACTTGTTTTAGTTGGAAAGGGTGATTACTCACTTGAAGAGTTTAAGGGATGCGTCAAATTTCCCTGGAAACTTTAATCTTTGATGGCAGGTCAATAAATTTTTTTACTTCAATTATTATGGCCGAGTCATTTGTAGCTATTATCCCATCCTTATTTTTCAAGACATGATCGACGCTTAGAATAGTCTCTGAATCACCTTTTAGCCCTCTTTCTTCTATCCCTTGTCTTATAATCTCTGAAAGCTTTCCACTTTTACTTATCATCTTGTCAAGATAGAATTGGGCATAGCCTGGCCGATTTTTTTTTAATAGATTAAGCACGAGGTCAACTGATTCTAAAGTCTCATTTGTTATCCTGTGCTTTTTTGACACATTCCTTGTGTCCCGTAAAACCCCATCCATCGAAACAAAGGCCTTATCCATGAGAACAGATTCAGTTGTTATTATGACATTATAGCCATCAACAAAAATCTCTTTACCTTTAATCTCCTTTAGCGATGTTTTCTTTCTTTTTGTTTCTAGAATGTAATCTTTAGGAAAAACCGTTCTTGATAGGGTATACCTTTCTTGATTTTTAAGGCCATAGTGGTCACCTACAAATCTCAGGGCATAGAGTTTTGGATAGCCTCTATTCAGGAGAAGGTATAGGTCATATTTAGCCTTATCAAAAGGGGATCTGTCCATAAAATACTATTAGTTTACAAGTTGAAATTGTTTTTGATTAATTAGGTAATATGTTACCTAATAGGAAGATTTATAAATAGTTCACATCACAGATGAATAAAGGTAATATGTTACCTATTGGAGGGAAATTCATGGAAAAAATATACTTGCAAGTGATCGGAATATGGGTATTATTTGTCTTCGTGGCGATATTTAACGGCTCAATAAGACAATTTCTAATTGCACCGAAGGTAAGTGAACTAACAGCGCACCAGATAAGCTGTTTTACCGGAATAACTATGTTCTTCATAGTCATGTATTTATGGCTGAAATTTACGAGTGCCTCCTATACAGGACATAATCTAATAATCATCGGAATAGCTTTCCTATTTTCAACAATTGCGTTTGAGTTCCTGTTTGGGCATTTTGTCATGGGCCACAGCTGGGCAAAACTATTGCACGACTATAATCTTTTTGAAGGAAGGCTTTGGTCACTTGTTCTTGCCTGGACAACTATAGGCCCATACGTTATTGCTAAATACGTCTTAGGTAAGATCTAGACCAGGAGAAATTCAAAATGGAAAAAACAATTAGATCTAAAACATTCGAAATATTTGGTAAGATATTTTTCTTAAGCAATAGACTGGAATATCTTGGAGACAACGAGCTAAGAAAAGATGGCCTTACAACAAAGCAGTGGCAGCTAATTGCAGTCACAGGAAAATATTTTACCTACCCTCCTTCGGTGAGTGAGGTGGCAGAGGTCCTAAGCACAACACACCAGAATATCAAGCAGATTGCCCTGAAGCTTCAAGAGAAGGGATTTATTTTAATTGAGAAGGATGAAAAGGATAGAAGAGTTTTGAGACTAAGATTAACAGAGAAGAATAGAAAGTATTGGGAGTCAAAATCAGATGAGGATGTTGCATTCATAAGTTCACTTTTTAGCGCATTGGCAGATCAAGAGCTTCAAGAATTATATATTCTGCTAAACAAGCTGGAAGAAAATATTGATCTGAGATATAATGAAATCAATAAGAACTTTAGGTCCATATAATTAAAATACTATACTTCAAACTTATGTGCAGTTGGAATTGCCCTTTGAACGCCTTTCTTTACCCCTACATCAAGTCTATGCTTTTCTAGAAGCATATATTTTAGGTCACTTGCCGCCTTGTGATTTTGATCTATCTTTAAGGCCATATCATAGCATTGATTTGCCCACAAGTATTTCCCAAGTTTTTCAAGGGTCTCCCCCTTATGCACCCATTCATCGGGTGTGAGAGGTTCCTTTTCAACAATCCTTGAAGAATAATCCTTTTCTATTTTGCCCCTACATACCTCGGCCTCATCGAATCTTTCAAGTGACTCCAAAAGATTTGCCATACTGTCCCAGGCCAAGAAATTTGATGGGTCAATCTTAGTTGCAAGAGAATAGAAGTCAAGAGCTTCTTCAATCTTCCCAAGCCTTTCAAGAAGAAGGGCCTTGTTGTAAATAGCCGAATAGTCAAGAGGGTCAAGTTCCATTGATTTATCATAGCACTCAATAGCCTCTTCATACCTCCCAATAGACCTCAAAGCAATGGCCTTAAATTCCCAGGCAAATGCATTATCTGGGTCAATCTCAATTGCCCTGTTAAAGGAGTTGATTGCATCCTCAAAATTATCAGTACCTGCGTAGAGAAACACATACCCCTTTAGCCAGTGAAGAAATGGGTCATTCTTATTTGTCTTGAGCAGCTTGTTTATCTTAGTCTGGGCCTTTTTGATCTTTAGATCATCAAGCAGGTTAAAGATCTCTTCATAATTTTCCTTTATTTCCTGGGGCATGGGGGTGTTTTTCATCGTATCTCCGTTCTAATGCTAATTGATATAGTTATTATGGAGTTCAACTATTTAAAATTTTTCTAGATTAGTTCGTTTTAGACATTTTAACTAAAATGAAGGACAAGGACTATAATAATCATGATGAGCAGGATAACAAGACAAGAGAAAATCAAAGGGTCAGTGAATAGCCTTTCAGAAGGCTTTCTAGGGACTAATTTCTGTTCTCTCGGTACAAGCCGTTCCCTCCTGTAGAACATGTCTTTATCTTCCATGCTATTCTCCCTTAATCTGTTTAACTTGAGTATCCTTATCCTTCTTTTTATTGTACATCATTTTTACACCCCGCACAATAAATCCGACCATAAGGACAAAAGCTGCAAGGTCATCGCCCCATCCGGCAAGGGGTATAAAATCAGGGAGCAGGTCAAGTGGGGAGGCGATATACACCCCGAGGATTGTCGCCATGGCCCAGTTGAAGATCCTCTCTCTAAATATATACAATAAAATAAGGGCTATTAATAAAATTACTAGGATGGCAATAAGGACTGTATAGTACCATTCCATTGTATCAGATTATCCTAAACTGCTATATTAGATTTTCTTGAATAAAAAAGAAATATTAATTTTCTTCTAGATCTTCTGGCTCTTCTAACTCTTCGTCATCTTCGAAATCTATGAATCCAACATCTTCAATAGTTTCGTTTATTGTCTCAAGATTTTTGTTAATGGCCTTCATTTCCTTTAAGATCTCCGTCATAATCTTTAACAGCATATATTCAGATTCTTCCTTCATATAGATTACCTCCGACTAATATTGATAAGAATTTGACCATTTATAAATTAATTTATTCAAAAATAATCGGAGAGTCTAGAAGCTTTTGCCGCATTTCTTACAGTGCCAGTTAGGTTTTGGCCCTAAGATTATGCTCTCGCCAAACTTTAGGTTTCCTTTTTCATACTCCTGGTAATCTTTGGATGTAGGATATCCATAAAAGATTGGGATTACTTTTTTAGAGTTGCAATAGCTGCATACGGGATTTTCCTTTTCGACCATTTAATCAAATCTCTCTAAATTTGATTATTGCTTTACCTATATTTAGGGATATGTAAAAAATCAGGTAAAACATGGAAAATAATAAAAATATTATTATGTTAGAGAAGGATTCAATCGTTTCGCCTCATCGTAGCATATCTTTGCTTCTGCATTTCTGCCAAGAAGCTCCAGAGCAACTCCTTTATTATACCAAGCTTCCGCATCCTTTGGATCAATTGCGATAACTCTGTCAAAGCAAGCGATTGCATCTAGATATTGGCCTTGGCCCCCAAATATAATACCTTTGTTGTACCAGGGGAGCGTATCATTTGGGTCCAGAGCAATGGCTTTGTCATAGCATGTTATTGCTTCGCTGTACCGTTGGAGCTGATCAAGAGAGACACCTTTGTAGACCCAGGCTTCTTTGAAATCTGGATTTACTGATATCGCAGAGTCGAACATTGTTATGGCCTCATTGTACTTTCCCTGATTGAAAAGTGTCATTCCTGCGCTGTAATATGCATCCGCTGATTTTGTACCACCCAAACACCCGGGGCTCACCAATACGCCGAACAGCACCAATATTACAAACAATCTTTTTATGTTTTGCATCGAAGCCTAATTGTACCCCAAATTTATAAAGATATGCAAAACTTCAAAAGCATAAAAATATATACATTCTTTCCTGATAGTATTACATGGATATTAAAATACTTGGCGGAAAGAATGAGATTGGCGGAAACAAAATCCTTCTAGAGCACAAGGGGACAAGAATCTTTTTAGACTTTGGGATGAGCTTTGGCGAGAGCGGGAAGTATTTTTCTGAGTTCGTGCAACCTAGAAAGTGCGGATGCCTTTCGGACTTCTTTGAGTTTGGACTTCTCCCAGAGCTAAAGGGCATTTACAGGGAGGACTACCTAAAGCACATGGGACTCCCACCTGAAAAGAAGGAAGTTGATGCGGTGCTACTAAGCCATGCGCATGCGGATCACGCCCAGTACATACATTTCTTGAGAAAGGACATACCGATCTTCTGCACAAGGGAATCAAAGATAATCCTTGAGGCGCTCGAAAATACCGGGGCATCGGGATTTTCTGACCTTGTTACTTACCTAGAGTCATTTGCATTTTATGAGAATAGGAACGGAGGCCTTAGCCGGGTTGATAGAAAAAAGGAAGAGTTTGTTTTTGATAGAGAGTATAATATAATGAAGCCATATGAAAAATACAGGATAGGATCCCTTGAAGTTGAGATGCTTCCAGTTGATCATTCACTCCCCGGTGCATGTGGTTACATAATTTACTCAGACGAGGGAAATTTGGTCTATACGGGGGATATAAGGTTCCACGGATATGTGGAAGAGCAAAGCAAGGAGTTTGTCTCAAGGGCAAAAGCTTCTAGCCCAAGATGGATGATTTCTGAAGGAACGAGAATCAATAACGACAGAATTGATAGTGAGGAAGGAGTTAAAAAAGATATATCTGCCGCAATCTCAGATGCCAAAGGCCTTGTGCTAATAGAACACCCCATAAGAGATCTATACCGTGCAAAGAGCATATATGATGCAACAAGAAAAAATGGGAGGGATTTTGTAGTTGGCTTAAAGCTTGCATACCTAATCAATTTGATGGGCGAGTTAAGCCCTTTTAGCATTAGTGATGTTAAGATTCTTGTTCCAAGAAAGAAGTGGGGGCTTATTACAAAGGAGGCTCTTGAATGGGGGCAAGTTTGTCAGGACTATGACAAGTGGGAGAGGGATTTCTTGGACAGGGATAACGCAATTACATTCAAAGATTTAAATAAAAACGAGGATAGTTTTGTCCTTTCTATGAATCTATGGTCGATGAATCAGCTGATTGATATCCGGCCAAAGAGTGCACTCTGGATAAAATCAAATTGTGAGCCATTTAACGATGACATGGAGCTTGATGAACAGAGAAAACAGAACTGGCTAAATCATTTCAATATAACTCAAGTTTCTGCGCACGCCTCTGGGCATGCTTCAG from Methanofastidiosum sp. includes the following:
- a CDS encoding tetratricopeptide repeat protein, with the translated sequence MQNIKRLFVILVLFGVLVSPGCLGGTKSADAYYSAGMTLFNQGKYNEAITMFDSAISVNPDFKEAWVYKGVSLDQLQRYSEAITCYDKAIALDPNDTLPWYNKGIIFGGQGQYLDAIACFDRVIAIDPKDAEAWYNKGVALELLGRNAEAKICYDEAKRLNPSLT
- the dnaG gene encoding DNA primase DnaG, with amino-acid sequence MSDKDFIEDIVSKKSEDYFKDIKEEVGTTKYIIKAQITASGIVERPDVVGAIFGQTEGLLSDDLDLRELQKTGRIGRIRVNINSKNGKSTGEIIVPSSLDKVETAILAASLETIDRVGPCNARIDVTTIEDVRKSKRNYVIDRAKIILTTMVDEITPESSELTDEVKESVRMGEIKSFGEDQLPAGPNVDESDAIIVVEGRADVLNLLKYGIKNTIAVEGTSVSKTIGVISHEKTVTAFVDGDRGGELILRELFQIAEIDYIARAPMGKEVEDLTKKEIIKALRNKIPAEQWIVENLDKPRSENHKPQVKSEEREPHQKNHHHEPQKPVEPVQPKKPYSDLDRFGEIIEKLPGTLDAYLLDADGKVKHKVSVRDLVDAMRYTEDYEAVVFDGVVTQRLVDIAGEKGVKFLVGVKTGNITKKPVNLKVLSFKEQGGEMESAGV
- a CDS encoding 30S ribosomal protein S3ae — encoded protein: MLLARKRVAGKDPWKAKAWYTIYAPDMFEKKEIGETISDKPEKVLGRKIETNMKELTGDMKKSHIKLIFRVKEVTGENAYTEFFRQELSRSYLRSQIRRRNSKVDSIFNIKTKDGYNLRASTSAILTTRILTSQKKAIRDIINQELTSISTNNDFAQFLDEVTSGKMSSEIYKKARKIYPLKRVEVTKIKLVDKPKVKEAA
- a CDS encoding KEOPS complex subunit Pcc1, with protein sequence MQVYKIKVKLSFFFNSEKTAEAYYNGIYVDNKPFKGTSISTRIYKETLEVESESESIGTLKNTVDDIIACVEAIRKTLVL
- a CDS encoding YkvA family protein, whose amino-acid sequence is MEWYYTVLIAILVILLIALILLYIFRERIFNWAMATILGVYIASPLDLLPDFIPLAGWGDDLAAFVLMVGFIVRGVKMMYNKKKDKDTQVKQIKGE
- a CDS encoding tetratricopeptide repeat protein, coding for MKNTPMPQEIKENYEEIFNLLDDLKIKKAQTKINKLLKTNKNDPFLHWLKGYVFLYAGTDNFEDAINSFNRAIEIDPDNAFAWEFKAIALRSIGRYEEAIECYDKSMELDPLDYSAIYNKALLLERLGKIEEALDFYSLATKIDPSNFLAWDSMANLLESLERFDEAEVCRGKIEKDYSSRIVEKEPLTPDEWVHKGETLEKLGKYLWANQCYDMALKIDQNHKAASDLKYMLLEKHRLDVGVKKGVQRAIPTAHKFEV
- a CDS encoding MBL fold metallo-hydrolase — translated: MDIKILGGKNEIGGNKILLEHKGTRIFLDFGMSFGESGKYFSEFVQPRKCGCLSDFFEFGLLPELKGIYREDYLKHMGLPPEKKEVDAVLLSHAHADHAQYIHFLRKDIPIFCTRESKIILEALENTGASGFSDLVTYLESFAFYENRNGGLSRVDRKKEEFVFDREYNIMKPYEKYRIGSLEVEMLPVDHSLPGACGYIIYSDEGNLVYTGDIRFHGYVEEQSKEFVSRAKASSPRWMISEGTRINNDRIDSEEGVKKDISAAISDAKGLVLIEHPIRDLYRAKSIYDATRKNGRDFVVGLKLAYLINLMGELSPFSISDVKILVPRKKWGLITKEALEWGQVCQDYDKWERDFLDRDNAITFKDLNKNEDSFVLSMNLWSMNQLIDIRPKSALWIKSNCEPFNDDMELDEQRKQNWLNHFNITQVSAHASGHASGPEIRGMIKTIKPEELIPVHTEHPKLFKKN
- a CDS encoding DUF434 domain-containing protein codes for the protein MDRSPFDKAKYDLYLLLNRGYPKLYALRFVGDHYGLKNQERYTLSRTVFPKDYILETKRKKTSLKEIKGKEIFVDGYNVIITTESVLMDKAFVSMDGVLRDTRNVSKKHRITNETLESVDLVLNLLKKNRPGYAQFYLDKMISKSGKLSEIIRQGIEERGLKGDSETILSVDHVLKNKDGIIATNDSAIIIEVKKFIDLPSKIKVSREI
- a CDS encoding phosphoribosyltransferase family protein; the protein is MEEFTFHSIFYSLKEIKIPFNFDIIVGIARGGIIPSSILSFIYEKELFLMWLNLYGEGMPPERVYEKPKLMRPFDYDFRGKRILLVDDLSRSGETIEFAKGILLKKGASEIKSLVLVGKGDYSLEEFKGCVKFPWKL
- a CDS encoding MarR family transcriptional regulator; the protein is MEKTIRSKTFEIFGKIFFLSNRLEYLGDNELRKDGLTTKQWQLIAVTGKYFTYPPSVSEVAEVLSTTHQNIKQIALKLQEKGFILIEKDEKDRRVLRLRLTEKNRKYWESKSDEDVAFISSLFSALADQELQELYILLNKLEENIDLRYNEINKNFRSI